The following are encoded together in the Drosophila sechellia strain sech25 chromosome 3R, ASM438219v1, whole genome shotgun sequence genome:
- the LOC6607782 gene encoding CLK4-associating serine/arginine rich protein isoform X1 yields the protein MWHEARKQERKIRGLIVDYRKRAERRQYFYDKIQADPTQFLQLHGRRSKIYLDPAVAAAGDGAAIIVPWQGQQDNLIDRFDVRAHLDHIPPVNKTNAEGADGDSELTLEERQLNYERYRILAQNDFLNVSEDKFLHQLYLEEQFGANAQLEAERNLAKKKQKTGGATIGYSYEDTGDGATIGPQPFGAASSTAIGGAAVVAKGEKGDGSEESDSDIDMDVSIDIGKLDTSQAHELNACGRNYGMKSNDFFSHLTKDADEADALRIAREEEQEKMLLSGRKSRRERRAQKERRIANRPFSPPSYAAKEDKDKKGGGKGGEKEKEEDSESRSPSPAEAGPEKITYITSFGGEDEMQPHSKITISLTKPGLTLGESCINASSGAAIAAAAASSVSYAQKVKDNLDKLKVMNESSKRNRRRSRSHSRSRSRSGSRSRSGSRRSGSRRRSRRSRSYHRRSRTRSRRRRRYYSRSRSRSRSRSRSLSRSRSRSRSRSRSGSWNRYKARSPSYKRSRKRYSYSSRSSSGSSYRRRSRSRSPSSRRSRVKKKTTPPPVATVGGYCVNTTTTTTTSTVTAVKMIQQQQPPAKATPPMISYPISARMLNVSQALTATAPVAVQPQVVEPPPPPLKRYYGRKRANDTSSSSSSGAENSEGSDNEEQQQPQLGKRVEDSDDMELDTASERSHALQPTMSSSSSTGNQTGKYSSATETKGSGHPSSGGGGRPNLRERLKRKMQNLLNRQYKADKRAEIEKTERERLQQQEREDEMRELALKLRRRRRELRHKYGTPSSGKLSDSDAESVASESQLAKFSSRRSRSRSESRRRSPPPETQHSRRSSSRTERRRRTRTPSPKYNRRQRSRSRSGSRVERKRRSHSRRRSGSRDRRRSRSRRSQSRRRRQRDRSIERNREREQYRQQHQQQIERMRGRDRDREADYGHGGSGSSNRGRVVISAPPKLKKLVDY from the exons ATGTGGCACGAGGCGAGGAAACAAGAGCGCAAGATCCGTGGCCTGATCGTCGATTACCGCAAGAGGGCAGAGCGGCGGCAGTACTTCTACGACAAAATTCAGGCAGATCCCACCCAGTTCCTGCAGCTGCATGGCCGGCGTAGCAAGATCTACTTGGATCCCGCGGTGGCCGCCGCCGGCGATGGAGCCGCAATCAT TGTGCCTTGGCAGGGTCAGCAGGACAACCTCATCGACCGCTTCGATGTGCGCGCCCATTTGGATCACATTCCTCCCGTGAACAAGACCAACGCCGAGGGGGCGGATGGTGACTCCGAACTGACCCTCGAGGAGCGTCAGCTAAACTACGAGCGCTATCGCATCCTGGCGCAAAATGACTTCCTCAACGTCAGCGAGGATAAGTTTCTGCACCAACTCTACCTGGAGGAACAGTTTGGGGCCAATGCCCAACTGGAGGCGGAACGAAATCTTGCCAAAAAGAAGCAGAAGACGGGAGGAGCCACAATTGGCTACTCCTACGAAGATACCGGCGATGGAGCGACCATTGGACCTCAGCCCTTTGGAGCCGCCAGTTCGACAGCCATTGGTGGAGCGGCAGTTGTTGCGAAGGGAGAGAAGGGGGACGGCAGTGAAGAATCGGATTCTGATATCGACATGGATGTGTCGATAGACATAGGCAAGCTGGACACCTCGCAAGCCCATGAGCTTAACGCCTGCGGGCGCAACTACGGCATGAAAAGCAACGACTTCTTCTCACACCTCACTAAGGATGCTGACGAGGCGGATGCCCTGCGCATTGCACGTGAGGAAGAGCAGGAGAAGATGCTGCTGAGCGGGCGCAAATCAAGACGCGAGCGTCGCGCGCAGAAGGAGAGAAGGATCGCCAATAGACCATTCAGTCCGCCAAGCTATGCTGCCAAGGAGGACAAGGACAAAAAAGGTGGTGGCAAGGGCGGTGAGAAAGAAAAGGAGGAGGACAGCGAATCGCGTTCGCCTTCACCCGCAGAAGCAGGTCCCGAGAAGATAACCTACATTACCTCGTTTGGCGGCGAGGACGAAATGCAGCCGCACTCCAAGATCACAATCAGCCTGACAAAGCCAGGTCTGACCCTGGGTGAATCGTGCATCAATGCCAGTAGCGGAGCGGCAATTGCCGCCGCCGCAGCATCTTCGGTTTCCTATGCTCAAAAGGTAAAAGATAATCTGGACAAGTTAAAAGTGATGAATGAGTCGTCCAAGCGGAACAGACGTCGATCCCGCTCGCACTCCCGCTCTCGTTCCAGGAGTGGCTCAAGGAGTCGCAGTGGTAGTCGTCGGAGTGGCAGTCGTCGGAGAAGTCGCCGCAGTAGAAGCTATCACAGAAGGAGCAGGACGCGTTCTCGTCGCCGACGAAGGTACTACTCCAGATCAAGATCCAGGTCGAGATCAAGATCCCGCTCGCTGTCAAGATCCAGATCCAGGTCTCGCAGTCGATCGCGATCCGGTTCCTGGAATCGCTACAAGGCGCGCAGTCCAAGCTACAAACGCTCTAGGAAGCGCTACTCCTATTCCTCTCGCAGCTCCAGTGGCAGCTCATACAGGCGAAGAAGTCGCTCCCGATCCCCCTCCAGCCGTAGGAGTCGAGTCAAGAAGAAGACCACACCTCCGCCAGTGGCGACCGTGGGTGGTTATTGCGTGAACACCACCACGACTACAACTACATCCACTGTAACGGCGGTAAAGAtgatccagcagcagcagccgccggCCAAAGCCACGCCACCCATGATCAGCTATCCCATATCTGCGCGAATGCTCAATGTAAGCCAAGCACTCACAGCTACCGCACCCGTAGCTGTGCAACCACAAGTGGTagagccaccaccaccgccttTGAAACGCTACTATGGCAGAAAAAGAGCCAACGATACCTCGTCCTCATCTTCGTCGGGAGCGGAAAACAGCGAAGGCAGCGACAACgaggagcagcaacagccacagTTGGGAAAGCGAGTTGAGGACTCCGATGATATGGAATTGGACACTGC GTCGGAGCGTTCCCACGCCCTCCAGCCGACCATGTCGTCATCGAGCAGCACGGGTAATCAAACAGGCAAATATAGTTCCGCTACCGAAACCAAA GGCTCCGGACATCCGAGTTCTGGTGGTGGCGGACGGCCCAATCTGCGCGAGCGGCTTAAGAGAAAGATGCAGAACCTTTTGAACCGGCAAT ATAAAGCCGATAAGCGTGCAGAAATCGAAAAGACCGAGCGGGAACgactgcagcagcaggagcgcGAGGATGAGATGCGAGAACTGGCACTGAAGCTGCGCAGAAG GCGCCGTGAGCTGCGTCACAAATATGGAACGCCCTCGAGTGGAAAGCTCTCGGACAGCGATGCCGAATCTGTGGCATCGGAAAGCCAGCTGGCAAAGTTCTCGTCGCGTCGTAGTCGCAGCAGATCGGAAAGTCGTAGGCGGTCGCCACCGCCGGAAACACAGCACAGCAGACGGAGCAGCAGCCGAACGGAAAGGAGGAGACGCACAAGGACGCCCAGTCCAAAGTACAATCGTAGGCAACGTTCGCGCTCCCGAAGCGGAAGTCGCGTGGAGCGGAAGCGACGTTCCCACAGTCGACGGCGCAGTGGCAGCCGTGATCGGCGCCGTTCCCGTAGCCGGAGGAGTCAGTCCAGGCGGCGGAGGCAGCGGGACCGCAGCATTGAGCGGAACCGCGAACGGGAACAGTACAggcaacagcatcagcagcagatCGAACGGATGCGTGGTCGTGATCGCGACCGAGAGGCGGATTACGGTCATGGTGGCAGTGGTTCTTCGAATCGAGGACGCGTCGTCATCTCTGCCCCGCCAAAGCTCAAGAAACTGGTTGACTATTGA
- the LOC6607782 gene encoding CLK4-associating serine/arginine rich protein isoform X2, translating to MWHEARKQERKIRGLIVDYRKRAERRQYFYDKIQADPTQFLQLHGRRSKIYLDPAVAAAGDGAAIIVPWQGQQDNLIDRFDVRAHLDHIPPVNKTNAEGADGDSELTLEERQLNYERYRILAQNDFLNVSEDKFLHQLYLEEQFGANAQLEAERNLAKKKQKTGGATIGYSYEDTGDGATIGPQPFGAASSTAIGGAAVVAKGEKGDGSEESDSDIDMDVSIDIGKLDTSQAHELNACGRNYGMKSNDFFSHLTKDADEADALRIAREEEQEKMLLSGRKSRRERRAQKERRIANRPFSPPSYAAKEDKDKKGGGKGGEKEKEEDSESRSPSPAEAGPEKITYITSFGGEDEMQPHSKITISLTKPGLTLGESCINASSGAAIAAAAASSVSYAQKVKDNLDKLKVMNESSKRNRRRSRSHSRSRSRSGSRSRSGSRRSGSRRRSRRSRSYHRRSRTRSRRRRRYYSRSRSRSRSRSRSLSRSRSRSRSRSRSGSWNRYKARSPSYKRSRKRYSYSSRSSSGSSYRRRSRSRSPSSRRSRVKKKTTPPPVATVGGYCVNTTTTTTTSTVTAVKMIQQQQPPAKATPPMISYPISARMLNVSQALTATAPVAVQPQVVEPPPPPLKRYYGRKRANDTSSSSSSGAENSEGSDNEEQQQPQLGKRVEDSDDMELDTASERSHALQPTMSSSSSTGNQTGKYSSATETKVRLRTSEFWWWRTAQSARAA from the exons ATGTGGCACGAGGCGAGGAAACAAGAGCGCAAGATCCGTGGCCTGATCGTCGATTACCGCAAGAGGGCAGAGCGGCGGCAGTACTTCTACGACAAAATTCAGGCAGATCCCACCCAGTTCCTGCAGCTGCATGGCCGGCGTAGCAAGATCTACTTGGATCCCGCGGTGGCCGCCGCCGGCGATGGAGCCGCAATCAT TGTGCCTTGGCAGGGTCAGCAGGACAACCTCATCGACCGCTTCGATGTGCGCGCCCATTTGGATCACATTCCTCCCGTGAACAAGACCAACGCCGAGGGGGCGGATGGTGACTCCGAACTGACCCTCGAGGAGCGTCAGCTAAACTACGAGCGCTATCGCATCCTGGCGCAAAATGACTTCCTCAACGTCAGCGAGGATAAGTTTCTGCACCAACTCTACCTGGAGGAACAGTTTGGGGCCAATGCCCAACTGGAGGCGGAACGAAATCTTGCCAAAAAGAAGCAGAAGACGGGAGGAGCCACAATTGGCTACTCCTACGAAGATACCGGCGATGGAGCGACCATTGGACCTCAGCCCTTTGGAGCCGCCAGTTCGACAGCCATTGGTGGAGCGGCAGTTGTTGCGAAGGGAGAGAAGGGGGACGGCAGTGAAGAATCGGATTCTGATATCGACATGGATGTGTCGATAGACATAGGCAAGCTGGACACCTCGCAAGCCCATGAGCTTAACGCCTGCGGGCGCAACTACGGCATGAAAAGCAACGACTTCTTCTCACACCTCACTAAGGATGCTGACGAGGCGGATGCCCTGCGCATTGCACGTGAGGAAGAGCAGGAGAAGATGCTGCTGAGCGGGCGCAAATCAAGACGCGAGCGTCGCGCGCAGAAGGAGAGAAGGATCGCCAATAGACCATTCAGTCCGCCAAGCTATGCTGCCAAGGAGGACAAGGACAAAAAAGGTGGTGGCAAGGGCGGTGAGAAAGAAAAGGAGGAGGACAGCGAATCGCGTTCGCCTTCACCCGCAGAAGCAGGTCCCGAGAAGATAACCTACATTACCTCGTTTGGCGGCGAGGACGAAATGCAGCCGCACTCCAAGATCACAATCAGCCTGACAAAGCCAGGTCTGACCCTGGGTGAATCGTGCATCAATGCCAGTAGCGGAGCGGCAATTGCCGCCGCCGCAGCATCTTCGGTTTCCTATGCTCAAAAGGTAAAAGATAATCTGGACAAGTTAAAAGTGATGAATGAGTCGTCCAAGCGGAACAGACGTCGATCCCGCTCGCACTCCCGCTCTCGTTCCAGGAGTGGCTCAAGGAGTCGCAGTGGTAGTCGTCGGAGTGGCAGTCGTCGGAGAAGTCGCCGCAGTAGAAGCTATCACAGAAGGAGCAGGACGCGTTCTCGTCGCCGACGAAGGTACTACTCCAGATCAAGATCCAGGTCGAGATCAAGATCCCGCTCGCTGTCAAGATCCAGATCCAGGTCTCGCAGTCGATCGCGATCCGGTTCCTGGAATCGCTACAAGGCGCGCAGTCCAAGCTACAAACGCTCTAGGAAGCGCTACTCCTATTCCTCTCGCAGCTCCAGTGGCAGCTCATACAGGCGAAGAAGTCGCTCCCGATCCCCCTCCAGCCGTAGGAGTCGAGTCAAGAAGAAGACCACACCTCCGCCAGTGGCGACCGTGGGTGGTTATTGCGTGAACACCACCACGACTACAACTACATCCACTGTAACGGCGGTAAAGAtgatccagcagcagcagccgccggCCAAAGCCACGCCACCCATGATCAGCTATCCCATATCTGCGCGAATGCTCAATGTAAGCCAAGCACTCACAGCTACCGCACCCGTAGCTGTGCAACCACAAGTGGTagagccaccaccaccgccttTGAAACGCTACTATGGCAGAAAAAGAGCCAACGATACCTCGTCCTCATCTTCGTCGGGAGCGGAAAACAGCGAAGGCAGCGACAACgaggagcagcaacagccacagTTGGGAAAGCGAGTTGAGGACTCCGATGATATGGAATTGGACACTGC GTCGGAGCGTTCCCACGCCCTCCAGCCGACCATGTCGTCATCGAGCAGCACGGGTAATCAAACAGGCAAATATAGTTCCGCTACCGAAACCAAAGTCA GGCTCCGGACATCCGAGTTCTGGTGGTGGCGGACGGCCCAATCTGCGCGAGCGGCTTAA
- the LOC6607782 gene encoding CLK4-associating serine/arginine rich protein isoform X3, giving the protein MWHEARKQERKIRGLIVDYRKRAERRQYFYDKIQADPTQFLQLHGRRSKIYLDPAVAAAGDGAAIIVPWQGQQDNLIDRFDVRAHLDHIPPVNKTNAEGADGDSELTLEERQLNYERYRILAQNDFLNVSEDKFLHQLYLEEQFGANAQLEAERNLAKKKQKTGGATIGYSYEDTGDGATIGPQPFGAASSTAIGGAAVVAKGEKGDGSEESDSDIDMDVSIDIGKLDTSQAHELNACGRNYGMKSNDFFSHLTKDADEADALRIAREEEQEKMLLSGRKSRRERRAQKERRIANRPFSPPSYAAKEDKDKKGGGKGGEKEKEEDSESRSPSPAEAGPEKITYITSFGGEDEMQPHSKITISLTKPGLTLGESCINASSGAAIAAAAASSVSYAQKVKDNLDKLKVMNESSKRNRRRSRSHSRSRSRSGSRSRSGSRRSGSRRRSRRSRSYHRRSRTRSRRRRRYYSRSRSRSRSRSRSLSRSRSRSRSRSRSGSWNRYKARSPSYKRSRKRYSYSSRSSSGSSYRRRSRSRSPSSRRSRVKKKTTPPPVATVGGYCVNTTTTTTTSTVTAVKMIQQQQPPAKATPPMISYPISARMLNVSQALTATAPVAVQPQVVEPPPPPLKRYYGRKRANDTSSSSSSGAENSEGSDNEEQQQPQLGKRVEDSDDMELDTASERSHALQPTMSSSSSTGNQTGLRTSEFWWWRTAQSARAA; this is encoded by the exons ATGTGGCACGAGGCGAGGAAACAAGAGCGCAAGATCCGTGGCCTGATCGTCGATTACCGCAAGAGGGCAGAGCGGCGGCAGTACTTCTACGACAAAATTCAGGCAGATCCCACCCAGTTCCTGCAGCTGCATGGCCGGCGTAGCAAGATCTACTTGGATCCCGCGGTGGCCGCCGCCGGCGATGGAGCCGCAATCAT TGTGCCTTGGCAGGGTCAGCAGGACAACCTCATCGACCGCTTCGATGTGCGCGCCCATTTGGATCACATTCCTCCCGTGAACAAGACCAACGCCGAGGGGGCGGATGGTGACTCCGAACTGACCCTCGAGGAGCGTCAGCTAAACTACGAGCGCTATCGCATCCTGGCGCAAAATGACTTCCTCAACGTCAGCGAGGATAAGTTTCTGCACCAACTCTACCTGGAGGAACAGTTTGGGGCCAATGCCCAACTGGAGGCGGAACGAAATCTTGCCAAAAAGAAGCAGAAGACGGGAGGAGCCACAATTGGCTACTCCTACGAAGATACCGGCGATGGAGCGACCATTGGACCTCAGCCCTTTGGAGCCGCCAGTTCGACAGCCATTGGTGGAGCGGCAGTTGTTGCGAAGGGAGAGAAGGGGGACGGCAGTGAAGAATCGGATTCTGATATCGACATGGATGTGTCGATAGACATAGGCAAGCTGGACACCTCGCAAGCCCATGAGCTTAACGCCTGCGGGCGCAACTACGGCATGAAAAGCAACGACTTCTTCTCACACCTCACTAAGGATGCTGACGAGGCGGATGCCCTGCGCATTGCACGTGAGGAAGAGCAGGAGAAGATGCTGCTGAGCGGGCGCAAATCAAGACGCGAGCGTCGCGCGCAGAAGGAGAGAAGGATCGCCAATAGACCATTCAGTCCGCCAAGCTATGCTGCCAAGGAGGACAAGGACAAAAAAGGTGGTGGCAAGGGCGGTGAGAAAGAAAAGGAGGAGGACAGCGAATCGCGTTCGCCTTCACCCGCAGAAGCAGGTCCCGAGAAGATAACCTACATTACCTCGTTTGGCGGCGAGGACGAAATGCAGCCGCACTCCAAGATCACAATCAGCCTGACAAAGCCAGGTCTGACCCTGGGTGAATCGTGCATCAATGCCAGTAGCGGAGCGGCAATTGCCGCCGCCGCAGCATCTTCGGTTTCCTATGCTCAAAAGGTAAAAGATAATCTGGACAAGTTAAAAGTGATGAATGAGTCGTCCAAGCGGAACAGACGTCGATCCCGCTCGCACTCCCGCTCTCGTTCCAGGAGTGGCTCAAGGAGTCGCAGTGGTAGTCGTCGGAGTGGCAGTCGTCGGAGAAGTCGCCGCAGTAGAAGCTATCACAGAAGGAGCAGGACGCGTTCTCGTCGCCGACGAAGGTACTACTCCAGATCAAGATCCAGGTCGAGATCAAGATCCCGCTCGCTGTCAAGATCCAGATCCAGGTCTCGCAGTCGATCGCGATCCGGTTCCTGGAATCGCTACAAGGCGCGCAGTCCAAGCTACAAACGCTCTAGGAAGCGCTACTCCTATTCCTCTCGCAGCTCCAGTGGCAGCTCATACAGGCGAAGAAGTCGCTCCCGATCCCCCTCCAGCCGTAGGAGTCGAGTCAAGAAGAAGACCACACCTCCGCCAGTGGCGACCGTGGGTGGTTATTGCGTGAACACCACCACGACTACAACTACATCCACTGTAACGGCGGTAAAGAtgatccagcagcagcagccgccggCCAAAGCCACGCCACCCATGATCAGCTATCCCATATCTGCGCGAATGCTCAATGTAAGCCAAGCACTCACAGCTACCGCACCCGTAGCTGTGCAACCACAAGTGGTagagccaccaccaccgccttTGAAACGCTACTATGGCAGAAAAAGAGCCAACGATACCTCGTCCTCATCTTCGTCGGGAGCGGAAAACAGCGAAGGCAGCGACAACgaggagcagcaacagccacagTTGGGAAAGCGAGTTGAGGACTCCGATGATATGGAATTGGACACTGC GTCGGAGCGTTCCCACGCCCTCCAGCCGACCATGTCGTCATCGAGCAGCACGGGTAATCAAACAG GGCTCCGGACATCCGAGTTCTGGTGGTGGCGGACGGCCCAATCTGCGCGAGCGGCTTAA